The Carnobacterium sp. 17-4 genome has a window encoding:
- a CDS encoding cystathionine gamma-synthase, which translates to MKMKTKLIHGGISHDEATGSVNVPIHQTSTYKQEKVGKHKGYEYSRTGNPTRFAVEELIKDLEEGVRGFAFGSGSAGTHTVLSLFSKGDHIIVGDDVYGGTYRLMNKVLVHLGITFTTVDTSELSTIEPAIRPETKAIFLETPTNPLLKITDIEAVAKIAKESNLITIVDNTFATPYHQRPLTLGADIVVHSASKYLGGHSDIVAGLVTTNNEELADKIGFLQNAIGGILGPQDSWILQRGIKTLGIRMEEHEKNAHEVVRYLVNHSSIEKVYYPGLENHQGHEIAKKQMSGFGGMISFELKEGFSAKNFVEKLMIITLAESLGAVESLIEIPALMTHGSIPKEVRLKSGIKDELVRLSVGLEDVEDLIDDLDQALAFVSNNKGE; encoded by the coding sequence ATGAAAATGAAAACGAAGTTAATCCACGGTGGTATCAGTCATGATGAAGCAACAGGTTCGGTAAATGTCCCCATTCACCAAACATCAACCTATAAACAAGAAAAAGTTGGCAAACACAAAGGGTATGAATATTCAAGAACAGGAAATCCTACTCGTTTTGCAGTAGAAGAATTAATCAAGGACTTAGAGGAAGGCGTTAGAGGTTTTGCTTTTGGATCAGGCTCAGCAGGGACACATACTGTGCTATCATTATTTTCTAAAGGAGATCATATCATTGTGGGAGATGATGTTTATGGAGGAACGTATCGCTTAATGAATAAAGTACTCGTGCATCTTGGAATAACATTTACTACGGTAGATACAAGTGAATTAAGCACTATTGAACCAGCAATTCGTCCAGAAACTAAAGCAATTTTTTTAGAGACACCAACCAATCCTTTGCTAAAAATAACCGACATCGAGGCTGTAGCTAAAATTGCAAAAGAGTCTAACTTGATAACTATTGTTGACAACACTTTTGCTACCCCTTATCATCAACGTCCACTTACACTAGGAGCAGATATTGTTGTTCATAGTGCCTCTAAATACTTAGGCGGACATAGCGATATTGTTGCAGGATTAGTTACGACAAACAATGAAGAACTAGCTGATAAAATCGGCTTTTTACAAAATGCAATTGGCGGAATTTTAGGGCCTCAAGATAGCTGGATTTTACAAAGAGGGATTAAAACGTTAGGCATCAGAATGGAAGAACATGAAAAAAACGCTCATGAAGTAGTGCGATACCTAGTCAATCATTCGAGTATTGAAAAAGTCTATTACCCCGGTTTAGAGAACCATCAAGGACATGAGATTGCTAAAAAACAAATGAGTGGGTTTGGTGGAATGATTTCATTTGAATTAAAAGAAGGATTTTCTGCTAAGAACTTCGTTGAAAAATTAATGATCATCACACTAGCCGAAAGCTTGGGAGCAGTTGAAAGTTTGATTGAAATACCTGCTTTGATGACACACGGATCTATTCCAAAAGAAGTTCGTTTAAAATCAGGAATAAAAGATGAATTGGTTCGTTTGTCCGTTGGTTTAGAAGATGTAGAAGATCTCATTGATGATTTGGATCAAGCATTAGCATTTGTATCGAACAACAAAGGAGAATAA
- a CDS encoding SDR family oxidoreductase, whose product MDLNLVGKTALVLASSQGLGKAIAAELVKEGTNVMIASRNYEKLQMVQKELTAIGKGKVAFYPTDITKNEDIQKLIKETHKTFGKIDILINNAGGPSSGSFEDFSDEDWENAFHLNLLSYIRTIRAVLPDLKENGGKIINIASSSIKQPISNLILSNTFRLGIVGLSKTLAEELGPYNILINTVAPGRIATDRITTLDEITAKNKNVSMEEITKKAQEAIPLGRYGTPEEFAKFVTFLVSDVNTYVTGSSLMIDGGSIKAI is encoded by the coding sequence GTGGATTTAAATTTGGTAGGGAAAACAGCATTAGTGTTGGCATCTAGTCAAGGATTAGGCAAAGCAATAGCAGCAGAATTAGTAAAAGAAGGAACTAATGTCATGATAGCTAGTCGAAATTATGAAAAACTACAAATGGTTCAAAAAGAATTGACGGCCATTGGAAAAGGAAAGGTTGCCTTCTATCCCACTGATATTACTAAAAACGAAGACATTCAAAAACTTATAAAAGAAACACACAAAACATTTGGCAAAATCGATATTTTGATTAATAATGCTGGGGGACCATCCTCTGGTTCTTTTGAAGATTTTTCAGATGAAGATTGGGAAAATGCTTTTCATTTAAACTTATTGAGCTATATTCGAACGATTCGAGCAGTTTTGCCGGATTTAAAAGAAAACGGAGGAAAGATTATTAATATTGCTTCTTCTTCCATTAAACAACCGATTTCGAATTTGATTCTTTCGAATACTTTTCGTTTAGGAATTGTTGGTCTTAGTAAAACGTTAGCAGAAGAGTTAGGGCCATATAATATTTTAATCAATACGGTTGCGCCAGGGCGAATTGCAACAGATCGTATAACAACTCTAGATGAAATTACGGCTAAAAATAAAAATGTGTCTATGGAAGAAATTACAAAAAAAGCGCAAGAAGCTATTCCACTTGGCCGTTATGGAACACCGGAAGAATTTGCAAAATTTGTTACTTTTCTTGTATCAGATGTAAATACGTACGTTACTGGATCATCTTTAATGATTGACGGTGGAAGCATCAAAGCGATTTAG
- a CDS encoding DsbA family protein, with the protein MVERTKQVEIFLFVNPICKASLKMEDEVLKFVDAYEENTQITIYPYHNTQTLYRYMKENDFPTEIALWNKLYNESFHLSLAFIAATIQGKKKGREFLLAIQRKMIIQKRGLSKDLLIESAELADLDMEIFLFDFHSPFVQHLFDLDQDASSAMGATDTPSCLVVTTGEEKKATLIEKFVTAEDLYQLV; encoded by the coding sequence ATGGTAGAAAGAACTAAACAAGTAGAAATTTTCTTATTTGTTAATCCAATCTGTAAAGCATCTTTGAAGATGGAAGATGAAGTGCTTAAGTTTGTGGATGCTTATGAAGAAAACACACAAATAACAATTTATCCTTATCACAATACGCAGACTCTTTACCGATATATGAAAGAAAATGATTTTCCGACTGAAATAGCTTTATGGAATAAGCTATACAATGAAAGTTTTCACTTATCGTTGGCTTTTATCGCAGCTACTATCCAAGGAAAGAAAAAAGGTAGAGAATTTTTACTGGCTATTCAACGAAAAATGATTATTCAAAAAAGAGGTCTTTCAAAAGATTTACTGATTGAGTCAGCTGAACTGGCTGATTTAGATATGGAAATATTCTTGTTTGATTTCCATTCTCCTTTTGTTCAACATCTATTTGATCTTGACCAAGATGCTTCAAGTGCTATGGGAGCAACAGATACACCATCCTGTTTAGTGGTAACAACCGGTGAAGAAAAAAAAGCAACTTTAATAGAAAAATTTGTCACAGCAGAAGATTTGTATCAGTTAGTTTAA
- a CDS encoding amino acid racemase, with the protein MKNFFAILGGMGTLATTNFLIELNKRHTPTKDQDFFNYMLFNHAEIPDRTSYILDNSAPSPLPALLADIEQLNVLKPDFIVMPCNTAHYFINDLIDATSIPIINMIKETVATIPSNTTKKIGLAVTQGTLESQLYERELLFNGYEVILPDTTLQHKINELIYTYIKEQAIINLLLYEEILEEFQQLGSDITLLGCTELSLANSHDPLKKFPVIDAEKILLERTYQLAQQLKMRV; encoded by the coding sequence ATGAAGAATTTCTTTGCTATTTTAGGCGGCATGGGTACATTGGCCACCACTAATTTTTTAATTGAATTAAACAAAAGACATACCCCTACAAAGGATCAAGATTTTTTTAATTACATGTTGTTCAATCACGCTGAAATTCCTGATCGAACATCGTATATTCTTGATAATTCAGCCCCTAGTCCCCTACCTGCACTATTAGCAGATATTGAGCAACTGAATGTCTTAAAACCTGACTTTATTGTTATGCCCTGTAACACTGCCCATTATTTTATTAACGATTTGATAGATGCAACCTCTATTCCTATCATCAACATGATAAAAGAAACAGTAGCTACGATCCCTTCTAATACTACAAAAAAAATCGGATTAGCTGTGACTCAAGGAACACTAGAAAGTCAATTATACGAACGTGAACTTCTCTTTAATGGGTATGAGGTTATCTTGCCTGATACTACATTGCAACATAAGATCAATGAATTAATTTATACTTATATAAAAGAGCAAGCTATCATCAATCTCTTACTCTATGAAGAAATTCTTGAAGAATTCCAGCAGTTAGGAAGCGATATTACATTGCTTGGATGCACCGAACTCTCCTTAGCTAATAGCCATGACCCATTAAAAAAATTCCCAGTCATTGATGCTGAAAAAATCCTCTTAGAACGAACGTACCAACTCGCCCAACAATTAAAAATGAGAGTTTAA
- a CDS encoding DUF975 family protein, which translates to MQNYKTRKELKYDTKALLKGRWKDAILLNIIPTIISILITLLFAALVIALVNYSDAGSNYWVNNYMMSDDGTGNGTSNIGSGILSTLFTVGISFTFLDWFRNPSMEIQPLKMGLQVFSKKYFLRVLLIYIISAIFTTLWTLLFIIPGIIKSYAYSQAYLIYKDRSNLSPNEKISSLDCITESKNLMKGHKWRLFVLDLSFIGWGILSVLSLGIGLLWLLPYQNATKVAFYEDLIQSN; encoded by the coding sequence ATGCAAAATTATAAAACAAGAAAAGAATTAAAATATGATACGAAAGCACTACTTAAAGGAAGATGGAAAGATGCGATTCTATTGAATATTATTCCAACAATAATTTCAATCCTTATTACATTGCTCTTTGCGGCTTTGGTGATTGCATTAGTTAATTATTCAGATGCTGGTTCTAACTATTGGGTAAATAATTATATGATGTCTGACGATGGAACTGGAAATGGAACAAGTAATATTGGTAGCGGAATTTTATCGACTCTCTTTACAGTGGGTATTTCGTTTACATTTTTAGATTGGTTTAGAAATCCCAGTATGGAGATTCAACCACTAAAAATGGGGCTACAAGTATTTTCAAAAAAATATTTTCTTAGAGTACTGTTGATTTATATTATATCTGCGATATTCACTACTTTATGGACCCTGTTATTTATTATTCCAGGAATTATAAAATCGTATGCTTACTCACAAGCTTACTTAATATATAAGGATCGTTCTAACCTATCACCAAATGAAAAAATTTCTTCTCTAGACTGTATTACGGAAAGTAAAAACTTAATGAAGGGTCATAAGTGGCGTCTTTTCGTATTGGATCTAAGTTTTATAGGTTGGGGTATACTATCTGTTTTATCTCTAGGTATAGGGTTATTATGGCTACTACCTTACCAAAATGCGACAAAAGTTGCCTTTTATGAAGATTTGATTCAATCTAATTAA
- a CDS encoding GNAT family N-acetyltransferase, translating into MWTYKTFDELTKDELYLFLKERSAIFVFEQQSPYHDIDGRDPDSIHISYIEDEELLAYSRIFVTDNGNIRIGRVLVTEKSRGKGLARTLFRNALTYCQEHYPEKAIELNSEEYIKDFYASFGFKEIADPYLDSGVIHVTMLLE; encoded by the coding sequence GTGTGGACATATAAAACGTTTGATGAATTAACCAAAGATGAATTGTATTTATTTTTAAAAGAACGCAGTGCCATTTTTGTTTTTGAGCAACAGTCTCCTTACCACGACATTGATGGTAGAGATCCTGACAGCATTCATATTTCTTATATCGAGGATGAAGAACTGCTAGCTTATTCCCGCATCTTCGTTACTGATAATGGAAATATTCGTATAGGGCGCGTTCTCGTTACAGAAAAGAGTCGCGGAAAAGGGCTTGCTCGTACATTATTCCGTAATGCACTAACCTATTGCCAAGAACATTACCCAGAAAAAGCAATTGAATTAAATTCTGAAGAATACATCAAAGATTTCTATGCTTCATTTGGCTTTAAAGAAATCGCTGATCCATACCTTGACTCCGGTGTTATCCACGTCACCATGTTACTAGAATAA
- a CDS encoding PLP-dependent cysteine synthase family protein translates to MLFRKTQDLIGNTPLLEIQGFDLPNNSKIFAKLEMFNPGGSIKDRLGVKLIKAAFDKGLINKNTTIIEPTAGNTGIGLALAAQEFGLRVVFTVSEKFSQEKQELMKALGAELIFTPTEKGMIGAIEKAQSLAEEIKNSYIPMQFENQANPLTYYETLGPEIIKDMEGQVITSFVAGAGSGGTFIGTAAYLKENNSATRTTIVEPEGSILGGGAAHGHKTEGIGMEFIPKFLDKTLIDHVYTISDDEAFYYVKQLAAKNGLFVGSSSGAAFAACLREAKELPEGSTIITIFPDSSERYLSKKIYQ, encoded by the coding sequence ATGTTATTCAGAAAAACGCAAGATTTGATAGGAAATACTCCATTGTTAGAAATTCAGGGTTTTGACCTACCGAATAACAGTAAAATATTCGCAAAGTTAGAAATGTTCAATCCTGGTGGGAGCATCAAAGACCGCTTAGGAGTCAAATTAATAAAAGCAGCTTTTGATAAAGGGCTAATAAATAAAAATACAACGATTATTGAACCCACTGCTGGAAATACAGGCATTGGTTTAGCATTAGCAGCTCAAGAATTTGGATTAAGAGTCGTCTTTACAGTGTCAGAGAAATTTAGTCAAGAAAAACAAGAATTAATGAAGGCCCTTGGAGCGGAACTAATTTTTACCCCAACTGAAAAAGGCATGATTGGAGCAATAGAAAAAGCCCAGTCGTTGGCTGAAGAAATTAAGAATAGCTATATCCCGATGCAGTTTGAAAATCAAGCGAATCCATTAACTTATTATGAAACCCTTGGACCAGAAATTATAAAAGATATGGAAGGACAGGTAATCACTTCTTTTGTAGCTGGGGCAGGTAGTGGTGGAACTTTTATTGGAACTGCAGCTTATTTAAAAGAAAACAATTCTGCGACTCGTACAACTATCGTTGAACCTGAAGGCTCGATTTTAGGTGGTGGAGCAGCTCATGGACATAAAACGGAAGGAATAGGAATGGAATTCATACCTAAATTTTTAGATAAAACGTTAATCGATCACGTCTATACGATTTCTGATGATGAAGCCTTTTACTATGTTAAGCAGTTAGCCGCAAAAAATGGGTTGTTTGTTGGAAGTTCAAGCGGCGCAGCGTTTGCTGCCTGTTTAAGAGAAGCTAAAGAGTTACCTGAAGGAAGCACGATCATTACAATTTTTCCAGACAGCAGTGAGCGTTACTTAAGTAAAAAAATATATCAATAG
- a CDS encoding chloride channel protein, with protein sequence MGLILKKMKTTEIVLIVYYFFKWLWYSSLVGIGVGSLSAFFLISLTFVTNTRTTLPWLLYLLPLGGAAISWLYWKLGGNAIRGNNLIIQEARGTKKEVESIPKRLIPLTLFGTLVTHLFGGSAGREGTAVQIGGTLADAVGRVFHMAKNERRILLIAGMSAGFSSVFGTPIAGTLFAMEVLAIGFVRQEALFPSLWAALVGNWVTTFLGVSHTHYSMGIVPEATSGLIIKIVIAAILFGFTGRLFSWTTRITKVIMSNWFNNPVIKSFIGGIIVILLVFLVGTREFLGLSLPLIDQAFLGESGPFDSLGKLIFTAVTLGSGFQGGEVTPLFTIGATLGSTLAQLFHISIPFLAGLGFIGVFAAASNTPVACFVMGLELFGSGALPYLFLTCVISYLFSGNQGIYETQQVYLRKGTLFEEE encoded by the coding sequence ATGGGACTTATACTAAAAAAAATGAAAACTACAGAGATTGTACTAATAGTGTACTATTTTTTTAAATGGCTATGGTATAGCAGCTTAGTAGGGATAGGAGTAGGGAGTTTATCCGCATTTTTTCTTATCAGTTTAACATTTGTAACAAACACTCGTACGACACTTCCTTGGCTGCTTTATTTATTGCCGCTGGGTGGAGCAGCCATTAGTTGGTTGTATTGGAAACTAGGTGGCAATGCTATACGAGGCAATAACTTGATCATACAAGAAGCTCGTGGCACTAAAAAGGAAGTAGAATCGATTCCTAAAAGACTGATTCCACTTACTCTTTTTGGAACATTGGTTACCCATCTATTTGGTGGATCTGCTGGACGAGAAGGTACTGCGGTCCAAATTGGAGGAACATTAGCCGATGCGGTAGGTCGCGTGTTTCATATGGCAAAAAATGAAAGACGTATTTTATTAATTGCCGGAATGAGTGCAGGTTTCAGTTCTGTTTTTGGAACACCTATAGCTGGAACATTATTTGCAATGGAAGTATTAGCTATTGGATTTGTCCGTCAAGAGGCATTATTTCCAAGCTTGTGGGCAGCGTTGGTCGGCAATTGGGTGACGACTTTTCTGGGTGTTTCGCATACGCATTATAGTATGGGGATTGTACCTGAGGCAACTTCTGGTCTTATTATTAAAATAGTAATTGCAGCCATTCTTTTTGGATTTACTGGACGTTTATTTAGTTGGACTACACGTATAACAAAAGTGATTATGTCTAACTGGTTCAACAATCCGGTCATAAAAAGCTTTATTGGAGGAATAATCGTTATTCTTTTGGTGTTTCTTGTTGGCACTAGAGAATTTCTAGGTCTAAGTCTGCCTTTAATTGATCAAGCTTTTCTAGGGGAAAGTGGTCCCTTTGATTCCTTAGGTAAATTAATCTTTACAGCTGTTACACTAGGTTCTGGATTTCAGGGAGGAGAAGTGACACCTTTATTTACGATTGGGGCCACTTTAGGCAGTACACTCGCTCAGCTTTTCCATATTTCGATTCCTTTTTTAGCAGGACTAGGATTTATTGGTGTTTTTGCAGCTGCTAGCAATACACCAGTTGCCTGTTTTGTTATGGGACTAGAACTTTTTGGTTCTGGAGCATTGCCTTATCTCTTTTTGACGTGTGTAATCAGTTATCTCTTTTCAGGTAATCAAGGTATTTATGAAACTCAGCAAGTCTACTTACGTAAAGGAACTCTTTTTGAAGAAGAATAA
- the pepV gene encoding dipeptidase PepV → MAIDWKKEAADRKEDFLADLIELLKIDSVRDDIKATADAPVGPGPKKALEAFLALGERDGFVTKNVGNLAGHIEYGSGDETMGVFAHVDVVPVGTGWETDPFSPIIKDNRIYARGSSDDKGPGVAAYYALKMIKDLELPVSKKIRFIIGTDEESGWMCMDHYLAHEPIPDFGFSPDAEFPIINGEKGILTVYVNTKGNNKGGKNELISFDAGLRENMVPQDATAIFTTQEAEQIEKDFYDFVEVSPITGTIKVIGDQVTIEVGGKAAHGMAPHLGVNAGTYLAAFLNRYSFGGDAKNFLQLTTEYLHEDTKAGKLGLNYIDDVMGDLTMNSGVFTFTPEDGGVIAVNLRFPKGVTPEGIEIKMESKLAEFGVTLSRGKEQMPHYVSAEDPLVKTLLDVYQRQTGLEAHEQTIGGGTYGRLLERGVAYGAMFPNSIDTMHQANEFMAIDDLMNAMSIYAEAIYELIK, encoded by the coding sequence ATGGCAATTGATTGGAAAAAAGAAGCTGCTGATCGAAAAGAAGATTTTTTAGCAGACTTAATAGAATTACTTAAAATTGACAGCGTCCGCGATGATATAAAAGCTACAGCTGATGCACCAGTAGGTCCAGGACCGAAAAAAGCGTTGGAAGCATTCTTGGCTTTAGGAGAAAGAGATGGCTTTGTTACTAAGAACGTGGGGAACTTAGCTGGACATATTGAATACGGTAGTGGAGACGAAACAATGGGTGTTTTTGCTCACGTGGATGTAGTCCCAGTTGGAACAGGTTGGGAAACTGACCCATTCAGTCCTATAATCAAAGATAACCGTATCTATGCTCGTGGTTCTAGTGATGATAAGGGACCTGGTGTGGCTGCTTATTATGCTTTGAAAATGATTAAAGATTTAGAACTTCCAGTTTCTAAAAAAATTCGCTTTATTATTGGGACAGATGAAGAAAGCGGCTGGATGTGTATGGATCATTACTTAGCTCATGAACCGATTCCAGACTTTGGTTTTTCACCAGATGCAGAATTTCCTATCATTAACGGTGAAAAAGGAATCTTGACTGTCTATGTAAACACAAAAGGGAATAACAAAGGCGGAAAAAATGAGTTGATCAGTTTTGATGCTGGTTTGCGTGAAAATATGGTACCACAAGATGCTACTGCTATTTTTACAACTCAAGAAGCTGAACAAATTGAAAAAGATTTTTATGATTTTGTTGAAGTTTCCCCAATTACTGGAACGATAAAAGTAATTGGTGATCAAGTTACGATTGAAGTAGGAGGAAAAGCAGCTCACGGTATGGCACCACATCTAGGTGTTAATGCTGGAACTTATCTAGCTGCATTCTTAAACCGTTATTCATTTGGTGGAGATGCTAAAAACTTCTTACAACTGACAACGGAATATTTACATGAAGATACAAAAGCTGGAAAATTAGGATTGAACTATATCGATGACGTTATGGGAGATCTTACTATGAATTCAGGCGTATTTACGTTCACACCTGAAGACGGTGGAGTAATTGCAGTGAATCTGCGCTTCCCTAAAGGCGTAACACCTGAAGGAATCGAAATCAAAATGGAAAGCAAGCTTGCAGAATTCGGAGTAACACTTAGCCGAGGCAAAGAACAAATGCCGCATTATGTATCTGCTGAAGATCCACTAGTGAAAACATTGCTAGATGTTTATCAAAGACAAACTGGCCTAGAAGCTCACGAACAAACAATTGGTGGCGGAACGTATGGACGCTTGTTAGAGCGTGGAGTAGCTTATGGAGCTATGTTCCCTAACAGCATTGATACAATGCACCAAGCCAATGAATTTATGGCTATTGATGACTTGATGAACGCAATGAGTATATACGCAGAAGCAATCTACGAGTTGATTAAATAA
- a CDS encoding carboxylate--amine ligase, whose amino-acid sequence MPTAIELQPFIPIILGGNLGAYSTARSFYEAYKTASLVLCTMITGPIDHSIFIDPIVEPNMMQPEVLVKLLNDIEDRYPNTKKIILASTDNYVELIINHKTLFPISWVIPYVDKELFYSATNKASFYKICEQEGVPYPNTLVITEYEAQLPFDFPIIIKPTDSMKYHSIDFPGKEKVYICKNQETYKKIIQNMKYNGYDDEIILQEYIAGDDSCVGVATVYSSHRTGEVKVVSFGQTLLEDHTPSAIGNHLAILTKNDDQIVRDVKKLAKATGWTGFSNYDVKYDSRDQTYKFFELNARLGRSNYYVTAAGKNTATYYVKDFIENCPIEYSVADKQILYSTVPKKLLLDNIQSNELKKIVNQLYKAKEVYHPLASQEEPSMKRKLYVNIATLNYFKKFKDYPQPSQLYDPI is encoded by the coding sequence ATGCCAACTGCTATTGAATTACAGCCTTTTATTCCCATTATTTTAGGAGGCAATTTAGGTGCCTATAGCACAGCAAGGTCATTTTATGAAGCTTACAAGACAGCTTCTCTTGTTTTATGTACGATGATTACTGGGCCTATAGATCATTCTATCTTTATTGACCCTATAGTTGAGCCTAACATGATGCAACCAGAAGTACTAGTTAAATTGTTAAACGATATTGAAGACCGCTATCCCAATACAAAAAAAATCATTTTGGCCAGCACAGACAATTACGTTGAACTAATCATCAATCATAAAACACTCTTTCCCATTAGCTGGGTTATCCCTTATGTGGATAAAGAACTCTTTTATTCTGCAACAAATAAAGCAAGCTTTTATAAAATTTGTGAGCAAGAAGGGGTTCCTTACCCTAATACCTTAGTAATAACTGAGTATGAAGCACAATTGCCTTTTGACTTTCCAATTATCATTAAACCTACTGATAGTATGAAATACCATTCAATCGATTTCCCAGGTAAAGAAAAGGTTTATATTTGTAAAAATCAAGAGACTTACAAAAAAATCATCCAAAACATGAAATATAATGGATACGACGATGAAATTATCTTGCAAGAGTATATTGCAGGGGATGATTCCTGTGTCGGAGTTGCTACAGTCTATTCTTCTCATAGAACAGGTGAAGTGAAAGTTGTTTCTTTCGGCCAAACCCTACTTGAAGACCATACTCCATCAGCTATTGGAAACCACCTTGCTATTTTAACAAAAAATGACGATCAAATTGTTCGAGACGTGAAAAAGCTGGCCAAAGCTACCGGATGGACTGGGTTTTCTAATTATGATGTCAAATACGATTCGCGTGATCAAACGTATAAATTTTTCGAACTAAACGCCCGCCTTGGACGCAGCAATTATTATGTGACTGCTGCCGGGAAAAATACTGCTACTTATTATGTGAAAGATTTTATTGAAAATTGTCCAATTGAATACTCCGTAGCAGATAAACAAATTTTGTACTCAACCGTTCCAAAAAAATTATTATTGGATAACATTCAATCAAACGAACTAAAAAAAATCGTCAATCAATTGTACAAAGCCAAAGAAGTTTACCATCCTTTAGCTAGTCAAGAAGAACCTAGTATGAAACGAAAACTGTATGTAAATATTGCTACATTAAACTATTTCAAGAAGTTTAAAGATTACCCTCAACCTTCTCAACTTTATGATCCTATCTAA
- a CDS encoding glycosyltransferase family 2 protein produces MLISVIMPVYNTSSTLGDAVKSVLQQRYPNFELILINDGSSDSSPEICELLAKLDKRIKVVHQENKGLSAARNKGIEVASGDFLAFIDSDDRFDKEAFSNFYKASVQHKDMTLYVMNFDKVYGSISVPKKKNKNRIIFEPSELIELIFNSSGVAFYTWNKIYHHSLFQKIAFPEGKIFEDIVTTYQLAKESSKTVITSEVGYHYVRSSNTIVSSSFSPEYYDILTETEKLYALLKIDFPELKHLGLQKLMESMISVGYKLSQSSGNSDNEAFKQRLQQDIQLYQEEIANDKKIPIYYKVGIKLLQDDSSFYKENYKTTLKKRIIRKPSETEDKSL; encoded by the coding sequence ATGTTGATAAGTGTCATCATGCCGGTATACAATACAAGTTCAACCCTAGGAGATGCTGTGAAGAGTGTATTGCAGCAAAGGTATCCTAACTTTGAGCTGATCTTAATTAATGATGGTTCTTCAGATAGTTCCCCAGAAATATGTGAGCTATTAGCGAAATTGGATAAGCGTATTAAGGTTGTTCATCAAGAAAATAAAGGATTATCAGCAGCTAGAAACAAAGGTATAGAAGTAGCTTCAGGTGACTTTCTTGCTTTTATTGATAGTGATGATCGATTTGATAAAGAGGCGTTCTCAAATTTTTATAAAGCAAGTGTTCAGCATAAAGATATGACTTTGTATGTCATGAATTTTGATAAAGTATATGGCAGCATCAGTGTTCCTAAAAAGAAAAATAAAAATAGAATTATATTTGAACCTAGTGAACTGATTGAACTGATTTTTAATTCTTCAGGAGTGGCTTTCTACACGTGGAATAAAATTTATCATCATAGTTTGTTTCAAAAAATAGCTTTTCCAGAGGGGAAAATCTTTGAAGATATCGTGACGACTTATCAATTAGCTAAAGAATCTAGTAAAACAGTCATAACAAGCGAAGTTGGTTATCATTATGTGAGAAGTTCAAATACAATCGTCAGTAGTAGTTTTTCACCAGAATATTATGACATCCTAACCGAGACAGAAAAATTATATGCATTATTAAAAATAGATTTTCCAGAATTAAAACATTTAGGTTTGCAAAAACTTATGGAAAGTATGATTTCTGTTGGGTATAAATTGAGCCAATCTTCTGGTAATTCTGATAATGAAGCCTTTAAACAGAGACTTCAGCAAGACATTCAACTTTATCAAGAAGAAATAGCTAACGATAAAAAAATTCCTATTTATTATAAAGTAGGGATAAAATTATTGCAGGATGATAGCAGTTTCTATAAAGAAAATTATAAGACTACTCTAAAAAAGCGTATTATACGAAAACCATCTGAGACGGAAGATAAGTCTTTGTAA